From Aureibacillus halotolerans, a single genomic window includes:
- a CDS encoding accessory Sec system S-layer assembly protein, with the protein MLKLSKESEESVMLPFFKNKNSRAVRRKGKETSISSDDLLVDTKPIAKRKNGPVSTKLSIHPSWKLQDEEKYVYQFMSNDLPEMKPHQISMAGIEIQKAKKEAQVMAFVRNSLPNDIGLPKMGVYLLDKEENQLGHRIFDLSRLGRMPAESDRPWLFSFREADLNVKIDDLPTSDWALAFDLIKPEEKHTIEFHPEWKEKLIKPHQKKLKEYVEKNPPAKHQISFTGLQADYQENGDLQVMLLVHNGTSKDLVIKELPIRIVDGRGEVVAEAGFKLDDFPISAHRSKPWSFSFSKQVQKKENADLTGWKATAVPKADDVAEQEDE; encoded by the coding sequence ATGTTGAAATTGTCCAAGGAAAGTGAGGAAAGCGTCATGCTTCCATTCTTTAAAAACAAGAACAGCCGTGCTGTTCGCCGAAAAGGAAAAGAAACGTCCATCTCCTCGGACGACTTATTGGTTGACACAAAACCGATCGCAAAGAGAAAAAACGGTCCGGTGAGTACAAAGCTTTCAATTCATCCGTCCTGGAAGCTTCAGGACGAAGAGAAATATGTCTATCAATTTATGAGCAATGACCTGCCCGAGATGAAGCCACACCAGATTTCCATGGCAGGCATTGAAATTCAAAAAGCGAAAAAAGAAGCTCAAGTCATGGCCTTTGTGCGCAATTCTTTGCCAAACGACATTGGTCTACCAAAAATGGGCGTCTATTTGCTCGATAAGGAAGAGAATCAACTCGGTCACCGGATTTTTGATCTCTCTCGCCTCGGTCGCATGCCTGCAGAGAGTGACCGTCCGTGGTTGTTCAGCTTCCGTGAAGCAGATCTCAACGTAAAAATCGACGACCTGCCAACCTCTGATTGGGCATTGGCCTTTGACTTAATCAAACCAGAGGAAAAGCATACGATTGAGTTCCACCCAGAGTGGAAGGAAAAACTCATCAAACCACATCAGAAAAAGCTGAAAGAATATGTTGAGAAAAACCCACCAGCGAAGCACCAGATCAGCTTCACTGGGCTCCAAGCAGATTATCAAGAAAACGGGGACTTGCAAGTGATGTTGCTCGTGCATAACGGCACGTCCAAGGACCTCGTCATAAAAGAGCTGCCGATCCGCATTGTTGACGGACGCGGCGAAGTCGTGGCAGAAGCAGGATTTAAGCTCGACGACTTCCCTATCTCCGCCCATCGCAGTAAGCCATGGAGCTTTTCCTTCTCCAAGCAAGTGCAGAAGAAGGAAAACGCCGACCTAACCGGCTGGAAAGCAACCGCCGTTCCAAAAGCGGACGATGTAGCGGAACAAGAAGACGAATAG
- the secA2 gene encoding accessory Sec system translocase SecA2, translated as MLETLKKILGSEQQRKLKFYEKRVQRVNALEPEMERLTDDELRAKTLEWKEELGSERRFQRTLDEIMEEAFAVVREASKRVLGKRHYDVQLLGGFVLTEGNIAEMATGEGKTLVASLPSYVKALEGKGVHVITVNEYLARRDYEEIGKIHEFLGLTVGLNVPLTDTAEKKIAYAADITYGLGNEFGFDYLRDNLVSDLSQKVQPPYHFAIIDEVDSVLIDESKTPLIIAGKTTVSAQLHHVCAMLARRFEKDVHFTFDVMTKSTALTDEGITEVEKAFGVDNLYDLEHQTLYHYTIQALRARVMFKKDVDYIVREDEILLVDMFTGRIMQGRTLSDGLHQAIEAKENVTVTEENKTTASITVQNYYRMYPMLSGMTGTAKTEEKEFRDLYGMDVIQIPSNRQRQRIDEKGLIFLTRENKYTAMLKEVKKRHKTGQPVLIGTTSILQSEDVASYLDKERLPYQLLNAKSVEQEVALIANAGQRSQITIATNMAGRGTDIILGEGVPELGGLFVLGTERHESRRIDNQLKGRSGRQGDPGESTFFVSVEDDMITRYAFEELEKMRSSFTMNVDGLILDKDIHSFVDRVQRIAEGSNFGVREYTLKLDDVINDQRTIIYQLRDRWLDSEDLLSDLMPMADDHFKHLIDEHCPEDLLPEEWPLKDLVYEVNQAIAGVTFDPDLDDVEDRNDLLNSIRDVTSEYKEKLEPYLAHQQLADAMKRACLSAVDHHYIRHLEQMTRLKEGIGMRRYQQEDPMRLYQNDGFELFSMMYRNIERDVSRQLALVARKLFAVDEEQLEHVEIVQGK; from the coding sequence ATGCTTGAAACATTAAAGAAAATATTAGGTTCTGAACAGCAGCGCAAACTTAAATTCTATGAAAAACGAGTCCAACGCGTGAATGCCCTAGAGCCTGAAATGGAACGGCTCACAGATGATGAGCTTCGTGCTAAGACGCTAGAATGGAAAGAAGAGCTAGGCAGTGAACGCCGCTTTCAGCGTACATTAGATGAAATCATGGAAGAAGCCTTTGCGGTCGTCCGTGAGGCTTCTAAACGCGTGCTTGGAAAACGTCACTATGACGTCCAGCTACTCGGTGGATTTGTGCTTACCGAAGGCAATATTGCCGAAATGGCTACAGGAGAAGGAAAAACACTTGTTGCCTCCTTGCCAAGCTACGTGAAAGCCCTTGAAGGAAAAGGCGTTCATGTCATTACTGTCAACGAATATCTCGCACGCCGTGACTATGAGGAAATCGGGAAAATCCATGAATTTCTCGGGCTCACTGTCGGGCTGAATGTGCCATTAACCGACACCGCTGAGAAAAAAATTGCTTACGCGGCGGACATTACATACGGTCTGGGAAATGAATTTGGTTTTGATTATCTACGAGACAATCTCGTGTCAGACCTTTCACAAAAGGTACAGCCCCCGTATCACTTTGCCATTATCGATGAGGTTGACTCGGTGCTGATTGATGAGTCGAAAACCCCTCTCATTATCGCTGGAAAAACGACAGTAAGCGCGCAGCTTCACCATGTTTGCGCCATGCTTGCCCGTCGCTTTGAAAAAGACGTACATTTTACGTTTGATGTGATGACGAAATCAACCGCATTGACCGATGAAGGCATTACGGAGGTTGAGAAAGCATTTGGCGTCGACAACCTCTACGATCTAGAGCATCAAACACTTTATCATTATACGATCCAGGCGTTGCGCGCACGGGTCATGTTTAAAAAAGATGTCGACTACATTGTTCGCGAGGACGAAATTCTGCTTGTCGACATGTTTACCGGCCGGATCATGCAAGGGCGGACGCTCTCTGATGGCCTGCATCAAGCGATTGAAGCGAAGGAAAACGTGACGGTAACCGAGGAGAACAAGACGACTGCCTCAATCACGGTGCAAAACTATTACAGAATGTACCCTATGCTCTCTGGAATGACCGGTACAGCAAAAACAGAGGAAAAAGAATTTCGTGACCTTTATGGCATGGACGTCATTCAAATTCCGTCAAACCGTCAGCGTCAACGGATTGATGAAAAAGGGCTTATCTTTTTAACGAGAGAAAACAAATATACGGCCATGCTAAAAGAAGTTAAAAAACGGCATAAAACGGGGCAACCTGTGCTTATCGGCACAACCTCCATTTTACAGTCTGAAGACGTTGCTTCCTATTTAGATAAAGAACGTTTGCCTTATCAGCTCCTCAATGCGAAAAGCGTTGAGCAAGAAGTGGCCTTAATTGCGAATGCCGGACAACGGAGCCAGATTACGATCGCTACGAATATGGCGGGTCGAGGAACCGATATCATCCTCGGCGAAGGTGTTCCAGAGCTAGGTGGATTGTTTGTCCTTGGGACCGAGCGTCATGAATCACGACGCATCGACAATCAACTGAAGGGTCGAAGCGGTCGCCAAGGCGACCCTGGTGAATCAACCTTTTTCGTCTCTGTTGAGGATGATATGATTACGCGTTATGCATTCGAAGAGCTTGAAAAAATGCGCAGCTCCTTTACAATGAACGTCGATGGTCTTATTTTAGACAAAGACATTCATTCGTTTGTCGATCGTGTGCAGCGCATTGCTGAAGGAAGCAACTTTGGCGTCCGTGAATACACGCTGAAGCTCGATGATGTCATTAACGATCAACGTACAATTATTTATCAGCTTCGCGACCGCTGGCTCGACTCTGAAGACTTGTTAAGTGACCTTATGCCAATGGCTGACGATCACTTCAAGCATTTAATTGACGAACACTGTCCAGAGGACCTGTTGCCAGAGGAATGGCCGCTTAAGGATTTGGTGTATGAGGTAAATCAAGCCATTGCCGGCGTTACCTTTGATCCGGATTTGGACGACGTGGAGGATCGCAATGATTTATTGAACAGCATCCGCGACGTCACCTCCGAATATAAGGAAAAGCTCGAGCCTTATCTTGCACACCAGCAGCTTGCTGATGCGATGAAGCGCGCTTGTCTATCTGCGGTGGACCATCATTACATTCGTCACCTTGAGCAGATGACTCGCCTTAAAGAAGGTATTGGGATGAGACGTTATCAGCAGGAAGATCCAATGCGTCTGTACCAAAACGATGGCTTTGAGCTATTCTCCATGATGTACCGCAACATTGAGCGTGACGTTTCCCGTCAGCTCGCCCTCGTCGCACGAAAGCTGTTTGCCGTTGATGAAGAGCAGCTTGAACATGTTGAAATTGTCCAAGGAAAGTGA